The Culex pipiens pallens isolate TS chromosome 2, TS_CPP_V2, whole genome shotgun sequence DNA window tatttctccaagaaaaaaattatgccaaattatgttttgtttattattgACCTTAAacacaaaaactttgaataagaTTTACCACGGCCTTATAATTAGTAACATTATTTTTTGGCTTATATCTGTCCTGCAAAATAAACTTTCTTGAATCTCCAAATCTACTATCGTTCTCACCTTTCCCCCACCAGGCAATGCTCCGTGCCGCGTCCATCGCCCAGCGGAACGCCGGCTCGGCTCCACCCCCACCGTACACTCCCCCGGGTGGTGGTTGGTACGCAGCCCCACCGCCGGCATACACCCCCAATCCGTACAACTACGGCTGGGTTCCATCGAACACGGTCTTCCCGGACCAGCCGGCGCCGAACTCGATCTACATGCACGACAGTCCCCCGCCTTATCCGGGCATAATTGCCACTCCGGCACCGCCCAACTATCCTCCCCAGCAGCAGGGAGGCTTCCAGCAACAACCCGGAGGTTATCCAGCGCAACCGGGCTATCCACCCCAGCAAAATGGATTCGGTGGTTATCCGCATCAGCAGCAAAACGGTGGGCCATCGTACGGATTTGCCGGAGCTCCGGGTTATTCCGGTGCCCCGAATGGAGCCATGGGCTTCGTCCAGCAACCGCCAGCAAGTATGTGATTGCGCAATAAaagtcgctaaaatttttgaaacttaatgaacttttcaaatCTTACGCAGATTCCAAGGAACAAGAAGCGGCTCAAAGCGCTTATTACGACCCGAACAACCCACAAACGGCATACGTTCCACCACAGGCGTATTATGTAAGAATATTTAAAACGCAATCATGATTGCAAAACACgtgatttgataaatttatttcCTCCCATCTTTTCGCAGGAGCCTCCACCAAGCTATAACTCGCTGAATAAGAAAGATCAATAGAGAGAGCATCTTGCGTTTTGAatagaaaagttttatttaaaatttgtatgctaTCACAATCTAACTATGCGTCACAGATACACACTCACAAACATACAAACCTTCTTATTTGTGATCACAAAAAGATGATGCGGTATCGGAATGCATTTTCCACGGGCGGGCGCAGCCCAGTTTGGACCAGTGGAACGAGTGACTTGAATGAGTGGCAACGAAAcggaaaattcatttaaatgaTGCTTGATGTAACGTAACTTCAAAACCTGTTTATTATGTACCAGATTAAATCTGTAGTGTTTAGTGATATGATAATTATATTCACTATTGAAATCGTATTATGTAGCTACCTATGTGAAGATTAATAAATGTATGCTGTTACCACAAGGCCTTAACAATTATTTCCAGCGTTTTAGTAAATGAACTTCCTGATCGTcattaataaaatgaaaatacagAAAAGGTAATAAACACTCAATTTTAACCTTTTTCAAATGCCGGGTTCGATTTATCcttatgtaattttaaaatgtattttaaaaaaagatcaaagacTTTCACAAGAGCTTGATTTTTTGTCTTATAAACACCTAAACTCcaaagctcgagaaaaaggggagaTATGGAAATTCACCGTTTTTcttgagcttgggagtttagatgttaaccctctacaacctaatcCCGCCTCTAGCGTGCTTTGATCTGACGCAAAATCTAcaggcataaaatggaaagaaactgattattttttgatgtaaaattttaccacaatttACTATTAAAAGGTAGTGTATTGTCAGTTTCtctcaaaggtacacgccgcgcggtatttcagaatgtgctgcagacactgttgccagcgattttctgcacttttggtgcaataaaaaacatacccggcaacaatgccatgcaattcgaagaagaagaccaacaaaaacaaaacgcgctgtatgggatttgacagcgcgcatttgccgaaagtgcggcgcgtcgtttcgaggctggtatgccgcgtgtctttttcgggaatacgcgcaatatgtTTTTGAGGAGATTTTTCTCAATCTATgtgcaaaataaactactaaaaTTGGAATTAATAAGAACACGTCACATTGATTTGAAGAACACATCTGGCCAATGACGTAATCTGAAGTTGTACACACAAAAAACTATTactgtaatgacaaaagtaacctatttttaatttaaaaagttgctAAATTCGCATgagggaaagtttttttcttgtttcaaaaatgaaagcttTTACtcgtaaagtttttgaaaatctccttactaactgatttaaatgtcttaacttttaatacgactgtataatttctttgattttgacgttctcgtgtaaccgtgtacgcctaagtcccaaatcacgggtcccccacagaccgttattataaataaaaaaattccacccaaaccaatgattggacatggttcctgggaccattctgcacctctgggccgagtttcaaaatatttgccggcagaaatttcgaataggtcagttttagtgtttcgagtagaaattaaggggaaatcacatgtaaaatgcgcaggaaaagatcaaagtttcaatgttttaactccaaaacattactggtcatggttttaaattgtattaacatgtagcagaatgatataaaaacgatttacaccactgacttagccggattaggccgaagttaagtgacttaagtatattatttacaagtttataccttaatattaaaaaaaaactcctacatcaaggaatttaaagtcaaggaaaactagatagcacaaaaataacttaaaatggggtgactttgagccaaggggtgttATTGTACCAATAAACGCATAAATAATGCATtgataagcttgaattttatgttaatttatttatttgtagacggattaatttggtctatttatgttcccacaaagcaatttgatgatattgctacgctaatctgcttattctgtttgaataaagcctgttgatttaaaattaaattaattaaaataaatttaaaatctcctggaatcctccaaatttgaaaatgatgctcACATTTTTCAGTTCTAAATCAATTCctactgaaatcaattaaaacaatcaaaatattaagGAAATACATTTTGTGACGTGGCAAGTTTGTAACATTGCAATAatgataaaattgttttttttttggttttaaatcgtttacaaatttcaaccttACGAATAAAATCCGGATAGTACTCCAGCTATCATTTAGCTCTTATATTTTTGTTGTCCTGTGTAATGATTAAACttagcaaaagtttaatgacacaacttcccacagggttaatatttcaaaacaaccaattatttttcaacatttcagttatcgtcataaaataacattttataattgatttaaTTAATGTTGATACACTCACAGTTAGACTTCAATAGAACATATTGTTGATTATCAAGAACGTTCACTAATAATGTATACAACAAAACAAATCCTACTTCTgcccaatgtgaaaacacaataaatttgttaacaagattggcatttcttatgaaaacatgaaaatagtacagttaaatatcaaatcaaatcaaattgttcgctctacaacatTATCAGCCAAAccggggtgagaggcaaccacgtttaACATTCTACCACCGAACCCGTTATAGTCAAGTATGTACAGGCGAAgtaagttttcaatgtgactTGTGTCCTAAAACTCTTGTCGGGTCAAACGGCTAGGCTTATGAAACTTaagctttatctatttttttagtgtttcgtacttattgaaatttgtatggcagAGGACAACATATTCtaagaacaatatttgcaacgattatactttgcaattcaagcttatcgagcttgttgttaagctatctggctattataaaatcgtaaaatttggtacaatgtcaccccttggctcaaagtcaccccattttcagtttttttttactagttttccttgactttaaattccttgatgtaggagtttttttttaatattagggtataaacttgtaaataatatacttaagtcacttaacttcggcctaatccggctaagtcagtggtgtaaatcgtttttatatcattctgctacatgttaatacaatttaaaaccatgaccagtaatgttttggagttaaaacattgaaactttgatcttttcctgcgcattttacatgtgattaccccttaatttctactcgaaacactaaaactgaccgtattcgaaatttctgccggcaaatattttgaaactcggcccagaggtgcagaatggtcccaggaaccatgtccaatcattggtttgggtggaaatttttttttcataataacggtctgtgggggacccgtgcaaATGTtaacaaacactttggtgggtccggtggtgctggtgagACTAGGACATAAAGTAAAGCCGACCGCGGAAGCTGCCAGGActcggacgcggaaaccttcgtgagcaaaacagcagcagcggaagtGATCGGTGGCGTACCGTAAGAATCGGCACAGCTTGGACTCGGATGTTGGCCAACCTTGAGCAGAAGCGTtatatacaataaaaaaaagtttttttttaaatactgcttTAATACtacttaaataaatataaaaaataagctAATTTTTCGGATATGATCACTGTAGTATTAAATGTTGCCATtaaaggtttcttttccaattaaggggtcgtgcataaaccacgtggcctttttttggagaatttttgacccccccctcccccctcatggtttttcgtggtttcacgccaaccccccccccccccccctacatggccacgtggctttttcctcccaagtgaaaaatctttaaaaaaacaaaataagtatagatttcaacaatgtttatccacaaatgatgtaccgtcagtggtggtgacttttggtcaaaaaacgatattactgttgttattttaacacacttaaaacatttcaaattatatcgaaataaataatgttggggaatgcttctgaatttaccaacattttcccagaatatggctagtataatcacaccgttcataaatgccaatcgttttaaaattaactcaaactcaccctttagagggggtgacattgggtcaaatagaaaacattttaatttgtgtaggtgctgtaacaccattaaaaccaatttaataatacataaataaaaaaaaaaaacagaaattcacataaaagtgtgaaaaaagtatgatatcacaaagtttaaggtaaataataacagtataacaatttattgaaatggtacagaaagtaaaaaatactctcaacaaaacaagcagCTTAGTAAAATGTATGTAtttaaaattatggaattgcaaTGCAATTATagcatccagaataaatatgctataagaattaaagctattttgatatataaaccgcattcatgatttaatttaaatgcgcttttaaatattttattaaaagcgaaattaataaaatagaaaagttttgtttcaggaaaaaatattttcattttattttaaggaaaatatctagttatgaaagctcctagttaatatttattttattccaaacattcataaaaatccaaactaaagcaacttttctttttaattaagcatgattgattccaatgattcagtgtgtccaaaaaagtcgagctgtttaatttttttctccatacaagaatcagagacagggacaaacattcaatattacgaccttttgaaatgttagtcttattttttttttgaaaatattgatttcgaaaagatcggaaaatttcacgaaagttttatttataaacattgaaaatcgcaccattagttgctgagatatcgacataagaaaattatgggttgtttgggtagtaaacatccatttttctgttttaaaatctttgcatggcaatatctcagcaacaaagcaacaaagaattttctcagcatttcaaaaaaaattttttttttcaaaattgggcaaacatgggcactaatttttttaaattaataactgcaactatttttaaaaaaagttacctaaaaatagctataacttgaaaacggtgcactttatgaaaatttcactaatgtacttttagattgcaaattcgattttacatcgaaaaataaaattgaaattaagttgcggtcaatatttcgattttttttaatcagtattgattcaaaaattcataactcaaacaacgattttttgcccgttctggaaatttctgaaaagttggcaaaatttaaaaaaaaataaaaatagtgtttttttgcaaatcatgttttagtgacaaaaagtgaaattaaaaatcaacaaagtgaattaccatttatcattttgttcagtgtagtccttatccatacctacaactttgccgaagacaccaaatcgaccaaaaatttcttcaaaagatacagattttttaattttcattgctgccaaatttgtatgaaaaactatagggacaaactaatgatgcaaaatggcttgggcaccaaaaacggtttcagacggattaaaaaaatcaaaaattaaaatttaagaataaagaccgattttttatagaattgctcgaaaatcgatttcgtgtcattggaaaagttgtagacaacgcgctaaaaatcattcttttagtcatggacatccaaattgtttaagtcttactcttactttaaattgattttgctatcgactacgtgttttgataaatttaaaaaagattgagctaaaatttgtaatttattttatcggcatttaaaaattaagtgactctttaaaacttaaattattttcatgTGTCTGTATATTTGAGTGGTTTCatctcaaatatgaagttgagggtatagtatattttctcagcttaaagaaaaactaatattttcaggaaagggcacctttggcccctattttttgatttgattaaacaaaaacaatgtttgcttgaagctcgttttttttctctaaaaatcccCTCTAAgtccctattaacataaaaaaaaaactaaaaaaaatacctacaactttgccgatggatagtaaacgtgtatttcatgaaatgttatgtaatataataatccgaattgtgtaacccatgaaataaggaatatattttagaccaaaatattcatcaaattttttggtgaatcttaaagtatgtatcgttcgttttttcgttactggttattttttaatgttagacgtttcacttgcaaatgaggtagtgaaactgaaattttgcacgataatcctgaaattggggtttttagtttctttgtacttaaaaaaat harbors:
- the LOC120415256 gene encoding WW domain-binding protein 2 codes for the protein MSLNTAHANNGVLIHAGEGILIFCDNVSIEFSGQDGATFKGKKEGRVYLTTHRMIFNAKNASEQMQSFSFPFITLHEVQLEQPVFGANYIKGKVRAQENGNWTGEAKFKLVFKHGGAIDYGQAMLRAASIAQRNAGSAPPPPYTPPGGGWYAAPPPAYTPNPYNYGWVPSNTVFPDQPAPNSIYMHDSPPPYPGIIATPAPPNYPPQQQGGFQQQPGGYPAQPGYPPQQNGFGGYPHQQQNGGPSYGFAGAPGYSGAPNGAMGFVQQPPANSKEQEAAQSAYYDPNNPQTAYVPPQAYYEPPPSYNSLNKKDQ